From the Anguilla anguilla isolate fAngAng1 chromosome 8, fAngAng1.pri, whole genome shotgun sequence genome, one window contains:
- the LOC118232773 gene encoding pleckstrin homology domain-containing family A member 8-like isoform X3, with amino-acid sequence MEGTLYKWTNYLSGWQPRWFVLDGGTLSYYDSQEEAWKGSKGSLQISACEIQVHSSDTKRVDLTVPGQQYFYLRALNAAERQRWLVAMGTAKACLTDNRTKIEKELQENAEALKAKMSELRLYCDLLCEQVGRIREEEPGTAMGDRGDMVRSTCSSFLRTLEECLLIASRSFSSDLQLRIPPQNPTVGTSTLHKVRGPAQPSPSQSEQRPEPNEAEGRGHSGSPAEATPSQHDETLPAEDHPAETTDTPSQDRQGPHGAEHVGEGVELVKGGMEQGEETEAEDKAISTMQDVCIIQTEGQQEVSPAKDEEQEVCPAQNEEQEISPAQSEDQEVSPAQNEEQEVSAARRVEQEVSPAKNEQQEVSPAKDEEQAVCPAQNEEQEISPAQNEDQEVSPAQNEEQEVSAARRVEQEVSPAQNEAQEVSPAQNEEQEASPAQCAEQEASPAQNEEQEVSPAQNEKQEVSPAQNEKQEVNPAQNEKQEVNPAQNEKQEVSPAQCAQQEVNPAQTEEQEVSPAQNEEKEVSLALNEEQEASPAQCAEQEASPAQNEEQDISPAQSVEQEVSPAQSEEQEGSLAQNEEQEVSPAQSVELEASPAQSVEHQEDIPKERHKVCPAHPEEEGEEEEQVDVSFSAVIQNNEDPPP; translated from the exons TGCACTCCTCAGACACCAAGAGGGTCGACCTGACCGTCCCAGGGCAGCAGTATTTTTACCTCCGCGCCCTTAACGCTGCGGAGAGGCAGAGATGGCTGGTCGCCATGGGAACGGCCAAGGCCTGCCTGACGGACAACAGGACCAAGATAGAGAAAG AGCTGCAGGAGAACGCAGAGGCGCTGAAGGCCAAGATGTCAGAGCTGCGTCTGTACTGCGACCTGCTCTGCGAGCAGGTGGGCCGGATCAGGGAGGAGGAGCCTGGCACCGCAATGGGG gacCGAGGAGACATGGTCAGGTCCACCTGTAGCTCCTTCCTCAGGACCCTGGAGGAGTGTCTGCTCATTGCCAGTCGCTCTTTCAGCTCGGACCTGCAGCTGAGAATTCCCCCCCAGAACCCCACTGTGGGGACCAGCACACTGCACAAG GTCAGAggtccagcccagcccagtcccagccaatcagaaca GAGGCCGGAGCCTAACGAAGCAGAGGGGCGTGGCCACTCTGGGTCACCTGCTGAAGCCACGCCTTCCCAACATGACG AAACTCTTCCTGCAGAAGATCACCCTGCAGAGACTACAGACACACCTTCCCAGGACAGACAAGGGCCACACGGGGCGGAGCATGTTGGAGAAGGGGTGGAGCTAGTAAAAGGAGGGATGGAACAGGGAGAAGAGACTGAGGCGGAGGACAAGGCAATTTCTACAATGCAAGATGTTTGCATCATTCAAACTGAGGGACAACAGGAAGTCAGTCCAGCCAAGGATGAGGAACAGGAAGTCTGTCCAGCCCAGAATGAGGAACAGGAAATCAGTCCAGCCCAGTCTGAGGATCAGGAAGTCAGTCCAGCACAGAATGAGGAACAGGAAGTTAGTGCAGCACGGAGGGTGGAACAAGAAGTCAGTCCAGCCAAGAATGAGCAACAGGAAGTCAGTCCAGCCAAGGATGAGGAACAGGCAGTCTGTCCAGCCCAGAATGAGGAACAGGAAATCAGTCCAGCCCAGAATGAGGATCAGGAAGTCAGTCCAGCACAGAATGAGGAACAGGAAGTTAGTGCAGCACGGAGGGTGGAACAGGAAGTCAGTCCAGCCCAGAATGAGGCACAGGAAGTCAGTCCAGCCCAGAATGAGGAACAGGAAGCTAGTCCAGCCCAGTGTGCAGAACAGGAAGCTAGTCCAGCCCAGAatgaggaacaggaagtcagtCCAGCCCAGaatgagaaacaggaagtcagtcCAGCCCAGaatgagaaacaggaagtcaaTCCAGCCCAGaatgagaaacaggaagtcaaTCCAGCCCAGaatgagaaacaggaagtcagtcCAGCCCAGTGTGCACAACAGGAAGTCAATCCAGCCCAGActgaggaacaggaagtcagtCCAGCTCAGAATGAGGAAAAGGAAGTCAGTCTAGCCCTGAATGAGGAACAGGAAGCTAGTCCAGCCCAGTGTGCAGAACAGGAAGCTAGTCCAGCCCAGAATGAGGAACAGGACATCAGTCCAGCCCAGAGTGTGGAACAGGAAGTCAGTCCAGCCCAGAGTGAGGAACAGGAAGGCAGCCTAGCCCAGAatgaggaacaggaagtcagtCCAGCCCAGAGTGTGGAACTGGAAGCCAGTCCAGCCCAGAGTGTGGAACATCAGGAAGATATTCCCAAGGAAAGACACAAAGTGTGCCCTGCCCATcctgaggaagagggggaggaggaagagcaagTGGATGTATCATTCAGTGCCGTGATACAGAATAATGAAGATCCTCCCCCATGA
- the LOC118232773 gene encoding neurofilament heavy polypeptide-like isoform X2 has protein sequence MRGGVSEKCILQPSQYYLNRWQPRWFVLDGGTLSYYDSQEEAWKGSKGSLQISACEIQVHSSDTKRVDLTVPGQQYFYLRALNAAERQRWLVAMGTAKACLTDNRTKIEKELQENAEALKAKMSELRLYCDLLCEQVGRIREEEPGTAMGDRGDMVRSTCSSFLRTLEECLLIASRSFSSDLQLRIPPQNPTVGTSTLHKVRGPAQPSPSQSEQRPEPNEAEGRGHSGSPAEATPSQHDEDHPAETTDTPSQDRQGPHGAEHVGEGVELVKGGMEQGEETEAEDKAISTMQDVCIIQTEGQQEVSPAKDEEQEVCPAQNEEQEISPAQSEDQEVSPAQNEEQEVSAARRVEQEVSPAKNEQQEVSPAKDEEQAVCPAQNEEQEISPAQNEDQEVSPAQNEEQEVSAARRVEQEVSPAQNEAQEVSPAQNEEQEASPAQCAEQEASPAQNEEQEVSPAQNEKQEVSPAQNEKQEVNPAQNEKQEVNPAQNEKQEVSPAQCAQQEVNPAQTEEQEVSPAQNEEKEVSLALNEEQEASPAQCAEQEASPAQNEEQDISPAQSVEQEVSPAQSEEQEGSLAQNEEQEVSPAQSVELEASPAQSVEHQEDIPKERHKVCPAHPEEEGEEEEQVDVSFSAVIQNNEDPPP, from the exons TGCACTCCTCAGACACCAAGAGGGTCGACCTGACCGTCCCAGGGCAGCAGTATTTTTACCTCCGCGCCCTTAACGCTGCGGAGAGGCAGAGATGGCTGGTCGCCATGGGAACGGCCAAGGCCTGCCTGACGGACAACAGGACCAAGATAGAGAAAG AGCTGCAGGAGAACGCAGAGGCGCTGAAGGCCAAGATGTCAGAGCTGCGTCTGTACTGCGACCTGCTCTGCGAGCAGGTGGGCCGGATCAGGGAGGAGGAGCCTGGCACCGCAATGGGG gacCGAGGAGACATGGTCAGGTCCACCTGTAGCTCCTTCCTCAGGACCCTGGAGGAGTGTCTGCTCATTGCCAGTCGCTCTTTCAGCTCGGACCTGCAGCTGAGAATTCCCCCCCAGAACCCCACTGTGGGGACCAGCACACTGCACAAG GTCAGAggtccagcccagcccagtcccagccaatcagaaca GAGGCCGGAGCCTAACGAAGCAGAGGGGCGTGGCCACTCTGGGTCACCTGCTGAAGCCACGCCTTCCCAACATGACG AAGATCACCCTGCAGAGACTACAGACACACCTTCCCAGGACAGACAAGGGCCACACGGGGCGGAGCATGTTGGAGAAGGGGTGGAGCTAGTAAAAGGAGGGATGGAACAGGGAGAAGAGACTGAGGCGGAGGACAAGGCAATTTCTACAATGCAAGATGTTTGCATCATTCAAACTGAGGGACAACAGGAAGTCAGTCCAGCCAAGGATGAGGAACAGGAAGTCTGTCCAGCCCAGAATGAGGAACAGGAAATCAGTCCAGCCCAGTCTGAGGATCAGGAAGTCAGTCCAGCACAGAATGAGGAACAGGAAGTTAGTGCAGCACGGAGGGTGGAACAAGAAGTCAGTCCAGCCAAGAATGAGCAACAGGAAGTCAGTCCAGCCAAGGATGAGGAACAGGCAGTCTGTCCAGCCCAGAATGAGGAACAGGAAATCAGTCCAGCCCAGAATGAGGATCAGGAAGTCAGTCCAGCACAGAATGAGGAACAGGAAGTTAGTGCAGCACGGAGGGTGGAACAGGAAGTCAGTCCAGCCCAGAATGAGGCACAGGAAGTCAGTCCAGCCCAGAATGAGGAACAGGAAGCTAGTCCAGCCCAGTGTGCAGAACAGGAAGCTAGTCCAGCCCAGAatgaggaacaggaagtcagtCCAGCCCAGaatgagaaacaggaagtcagtcCAGCCCAGaatgagaaacaggaagtcaaTCCAGCCCAGaatgagaaacaggaagtcaaTCCAGCCCAGaatgagaaacaggaagtcagtcCAGCCCAGTGTGCACAACAGGAAGTCAATCCAGCCCAGActgaggaacaggaagtcagtCCAGCTCAGAATGAGGAAAAGGAAGTCAGTCTAGCCCTGAATGAGGAACAGGAAGCTAGTCCAGCCCAGTGTGCAGAACAGGAAGCTAGTCCAGCCCAGAATGAGGAACAGGACATCAGTCCAGCCCAGAGTGTGGAACAGGAAGTCAGTCCAGCCCAGAGTGAGGAACAGGAAGGCAGCCTAGCCCAGAatgaggaacaggaagtcagtCCAGCCCAGAGTGTGGAACTGGAAGCCAGTCCAGCCCAGAGTGTGGAACATCAGGAAGATATTCCCAAGGAAAGACACAAAGTGTGCCCTGCCCATcctgaggaagagggggaggaggaagagcaagTGGATGTATCATTCAGTGCCGTGATACAGAATAATGAAGATCCTCCCCCATGA
- the LOC118232773 gene encoding neurofilament heavy polypeptide-like isoform X1 produces the protein MRGGVSEKCILQPSQYYLNRWQPRWFVLDGGTLSYYDSQEEAWKGSKGSLQISACEIQVHSSDTKRVDLTVPGQQYFYLRALNAAERQRWLVAMGTAKACLTDNRTKIEKELQENAEALKAKMSELRLYCDLLCEQVGRIREEEPGTAMGDRGDMVRSTCSSFLRTLEECLLIASRSFSSDLQLRIPPQNPTVGTSTLHKVRGPAQPSPSQSEQRPEPNEAEGRGHSGSPAEATPSQHDETLPAEDHPAETTDTPSQDRQGPHGAEHVGEGVELVKGGMEQGEETEAEDKAISTMQDVCIIQTEGQQEVSPAKDEEQEVCPAQNEEQEISPAQSEDQEVSPAQNEEQEVSAARRVEQEVSPAKNEQQEVSPAKDEEQAVCPAQNEEQEISPAQNEDQEVSPAQNEEQEVSAARRVEQEVSPAQNEAQEVSPAQNEEQEASPAQCAEQEASPAQNEEQEVSPAQNEKQEVSPAQNEKQEVNPAQNEKQEVNPAQNEKQEVSPAQCAQQEVNPAQTEEQEVSPAQNEEKEVSLALNEEQEASPAQCAEQEASPAQNEEQDISPAQSVEQEVSPAQSEEQEGSLAQNEEQEVSPAQSVELEASPAQSVEHQEDIPKERHKVCPAHPEEEGEEEEQVDVSFSAVIQNNEDPPP, from the exons TGCACTCCTCAGACACCAAGAGGGTCGACCTGACCGTCCCAGGGCAGCAGTATTTTTACCTCCGCGCCCTTAACGCTGCGGAGAGGCAGAGATGGCTGGTCGCCATGGGAACGGCCAAGGCCTGCCTGACGGACAACAGGACCAAGATAGAGAAAG AGCTGCAGGAGAACGCAGAGGCGCTGAAGGCCAAGATGTCAGAGCTGCGTCTGTACTGCGACCTGCTCTGCGAGCAGGTGGGCCGGATCAGGGAGGAGGAGCCTGGCACCGCAATGGGG gacCGAGGAGACATGGTCAGGTCCACCTGTAGCTCCTTCCTCAGGACCCTGGAGGAGTGTCTGCTCATTGCCAGTCGCTCTTTCAGCTCGGACCTGCAGCTGAGAATTCCCCCCCAGAACCCCACTGTGGGGACCAGCACACTGCACAAG GTCAGAggtccagcccagcccagtcccagccaatcagaaca GAGGCCGGAGCCTAACGAAGCAGAGGGGCGTGGCCACTCTGGGTCACCTGCTGAAGCCACGCCTTCCCAACATGACG AAACTCTTCCTGCAGAAGATCACCCTGCAGAGACTACAGACACACCTTCCCAGGACAGACAAGGGCCACACGGGGCGGAGCATGTTGGAGAAGGGGTGGAGCTAGTAAAAGGAGGGATGGAACAGGGAGAAGAGACTGAGGCGGAGGACAAGGCAATTTCTACAATGCAAGATGTTTGCATCATTCAAACTGAGGGACAACAGGAAGTCAGTCCAGCCAAGGATGAGGAACAGGAAGTCTGTCCAGCCCAGAATGAGGAACAGGAAATCAGTCCAGCCCAGTCTGAGGATCAGGAAGTCAGTCCAGCACAGAATGAGGAACAGGAAGTTAGTGCAGCACGGAGGGTGGAACAAGAAGTCAGTCCAGCCAAGAATGAGCAACAGGAAGTCAGTCCAGCCAAGGATGAGGAACAGGCAGTCTGTCCAGCCCAGAATGAGGAACAGGAAATCAGTCCAGCCCAGAATGAGGATCAGGAAGTCAGTCCAGCACAGAATGAGGAACAGGAAGTTAGTGCAGCACGGAGGGTGGAACAGGAAGTCAGTCCAGCCCAGAATGAGGCACAGGAAGTCAGTCCAGCCCAGAATGAGGAACAGGAAGCTAGTCCAGCCCAGTGTGCAGAACAGGAAGCTAGTCCAGCCCAGAatgaggaacaggaagtcagtCCAGCCCAGaatgagaaacaggaagtcagtcCAGCCCAGaatgagaaacaggaagtcaaTCCAGCCCAGaatgagaaacaggaagtcaaTCCAGCCCAGaatgagaaacaggaagtcagtcCAGCCCAGTGTGCACAACAGGAAGTCAATCCAGCCCAGActgaggaacaggaagtcagtCCAGCTCAGAATGAGGAAAAGGAAGTCAGTCTAGCCCTGAATGAGGAACAGGAAGCTAGTCCAGCCCAGTGTGCAGAACAGGAAGCTAGTCCAGCCCAGAATGAGGAACAGGACATCAGTCCAGCCCAGAGTGTGGAACAGGAAGTCAGTCCAGCCCAGAGTGAGGAACAGGAAGGCAGCCTAGCCCAGAatgaggaacaggaagtcagtCCAGCCCAGAGTGTGGAACTGGAAGCCAGTCCAGCCCAGAGTGTGGAACATCAGGAAGATATTCCCAAGGAAAGACACAAAGTGTGCCCTGCCCATcctgaggaagagggggaggaggaagagcaagTGGATGTATCATTCAGTGCCGTGATACAGAATAATGAAGATCCTCCCCCATGA